A genome region from Carya illinoinensis cultivar Pawnee chromosome 2, C.illinoinensisPawnee_v1, whole genome shotgun sequence includes the following:
- the LOC122300137 gene encoding exocyst complex component EXO84B-like isoform X2 has protein sequence MATAKTARSRGSTVMVKENGVKLEEGLGVFKSDKFDADAFVQSRCSLNEKDLQKLCSYLLDLKKASAEEMRRSVYANYAAFIRTSKEISDLEGELFSIRNLLSTQAALIHGLSEGVHIDSISISVSEGSAVNNLLISEDREPSELEKWLIEFSDILNVLLAERRVDEALAALDEGECVASEAKQMKTLTPAMQMHLQTSIIELRQKLADQLAEAACQPSTRGGELRAAISALKKLGDGPRAHSLLLNAHLQRYQYNMQSLRPSSTSYGGAYTAALSQLVFSAIAQAASDSFAIFGKEPAYTSELVMWATKQTEAFALLVKRHALASSAAAGGLRAAAECVQIALGHCSLLEARGLALCPVLLKLFRSSVEQALDANLKRIQESTAALAAADDWILTHPPTATRQSGRSSSTSLGNAMAFQHKLTTSAHRFNLMVQDFFEDVGPLLSMQLGGQTLEGLFEVFNSYVSMLMKALPGSMEEEASFEGSGNKIVQMAETEAQQIALLANASLLADDLLPRAAMKLSPANQSTYNGDTRRERQNRHPEQREWKKRLVSSVDRLKDTFCRQHALDLIFTEEGESHLTADMYMNMDGNMDEFEWFPSPIFQELFVKLNRMASIAAEMFVGRERFATLLLMRLTETVILWLSDDQSFWDDIEEGPKLLGSLGLQQNLCYTK, from the exons ATGGCTACGGCGAAGACAGCTCGGTCCAGGGGCTCGACGGTGATGGTGAAGGAGAACGGCGTGAAACTCGAGGAGGGTCTCGGTGTCTTCAAGTCCGATAAATTTGACGCCGATGCCTTCGTCCAGTCCCGCTGCTCTCTCAATGAGAAG GATCTACAGAAATTATGTTCATACCTTTTGGATCTGAAAAAAGCTTCTGCTGAGGAAATGCGCAGAAGCGTCTATGCTAACTATGCTGCCTTCATACG CACATCAAAAGAGATATCAGATTTAGAGGGGGAACTTTTTTCCATCAGAAACCTGCTATCTACTCAGGCTGCTTTAATTCATGGTTTATCTGAGGGAGTCCACATTGATTCCATATCTATCTCTGTTTCAGAAGGTTCTGCAGTTAATAATTTATTGATTTCAGAAGACAGAGAACCTTCAGAACTGGAGAAATGGTTAATAGAATTCTCTGATATCTTAAATGTTCTGTTAGCTGAGAGGAGAGTGGATGAAGCTTTGGCTGCCCTTGATGAAGGAGAGTGTGTAGCTTCTGAAGCAAAACAAATGAAAACGCTGACCCCGGCTATGCAAATGCATTTACAGACGTCTATTATTGAACTCAGGCAAAAGTTAGCTGATCAGCTGGCTGAAGCTGCTTGCCAGCCTTCTACACGTGGTGGTGAACTTCGTGCCGCCATATCAGCTCTGAAAAAGCTTGGGGATGGTCCTCGTGCTCACAGTTTGCTACTTAATGCACATTTACAAAGATATCAGTATAATATGCAAAGCCTTCGACCATCAAGCACCTCATATGGAGGAGCATATACTGCTGCTCTCTCACAGCTTGTGTTCTCCGCTATTGCTCAAGCTGCAAGCGACTCGTTTGCCATTTTTGGTAAGGAACCAGCTTATACTTCTGAGCTTGTGATGTGGGCTACAAAGCAAACAGAGGCTTTTGCTCTTCTTGTTAAAAGACACGCATTAGCTTCGTCAGCAGCAGCTGGAGGTTTAAGAGCTGCTGCTGAGTGTGTTCAAATAGCATTAGGTCATTGTTCATTGTTGGAAGCTCGTGGTTTGGCTCTTTGTCCTGTACTCTTGAAGCTCTTTAGGTCCAGCGTTGAACAAGCACTAGATgctaatttaaaaagaattcaaGAGAGCACTGCTGCTCTGGCTGCTGCTGATGATTGGATACTCACTCACCCTCCAACAGCTACACGTCAATCTGGCAGGTCTTCAAGTACATCCCTTGGTAATGCAATGGCATTTCAACATAAACTTACAACCAGTGCCCATCGGTTCAATTTGATGGTCCAG GATTTCTTCGAGGATGTGGGACCACTGCTAAGTATGCAATTAGGAGGTCAAACACTGGAAGGTTTGTTTGAAGTATTTAACTCATATGTGAGCATGCTCATGAAGGCATTACCAGGTTCAATGGAGGAAGAGGCAAGCTTTGAAGGTTCTGGAAATAAAATTGTCCAAATGGCAGAGACTGAAGCTCAGCAGATTGCATTGCTAGCAAATGCATCATTATTAGCAGATGACCTACTTCCACGTGCAGCCATGAAACTGTCTCCTGCCAATCAGTCTACTTATAATGGTGATACTCGTAGAGAAAGGCAGAACCGTCATCCTGAGCAAAGAGAATGGAAAAAGCGACTTGTGAGTTCGGTTGACAGATTAAAGGATACATTTTGTCGACAGCATGCTTTAGACCTCATTTTTACTGAAGAAGGTGAAAGCCATCTTACTGCCGACATGTACATGAATATGGATGGAAATATGGATGAATTTGAGTGGTTTCCCTCACCAATATTCCAG GAACTATTTGTAAAACTGAATAGAATGGCTAGTATAGCAGCAGAGATGTTTGTTGGCAGAGAAAGATTTGCCACGTTGCTATTGATGAGACTTACAGAAACTGTCATCTTGTGGCTGTCAGATGACCAGAGCTTTTGGGATGATATTGAGGAAGGCCCTAAGCTGTTAGGATCTCTTGGTCTACAACAG AATTTATGTTATACAAAATGA
- the LOC122300137 gene encoding exocyst complex component EXO84B-like isoform X1 — protein sequence MATAKTARSRGSTVMVKENGVKLEEGLGVFKSDKFDADAFVQSRCSLNEKDLQKLCSYLLDLKKASAEEMRRSVYANYAAFIRTSKEISDLEGELFSIRNLLSTQAALIHGLSEGVHIDSISISVSEGSAVNNLLISEDREPSELEKWLIEFSDILNVLLAERRVDEALAALDEGECVASEAKQMKTLTPAMQMHLQTSIIELRQKLADQLAEAACQPSTRGGELRAAISALKKLGDGPRAHSLLLNAHLQRYQYNMQSLRPSSTSYGGAYTAALSQLVFSAIAQAASDSFAIFGKEPAYTSELVMWATKQTEAFALLVKRHALASSAAAGGLRAAAECVQIALGHCSLLEARGLALCPVLLKLFRSSVEQALDANLKRIQESTAALAAADDWILTHPPTATRQSGRSSSTSLGNAMAFQHKLTTSAHRFNLMVQDFFEDVGPLLSMQLGGQTLEGLFEVFNSYVSMLMKALPGSMEEEASFEGSGNKIVQMAETEAQQIALLANASLLADDLLPRAAMKLSPANQSTYNGDTRRERQNRHPEQREWKKRLVSSVDRLKDTFCRQHALDLIFTEEGESHLTADMYMNMDGNMDEFEWFPSPIFQELFVKLNRMASIAAEMFVGRERFATLLLMRLTETVILWLSDDQSFWDDIEEGPKLLGSLGLQQFYLDMKFVICFASQGRYLSRNLHRVVNEIISKAMAAFAATGKDSYSVLPEDDWFNDICQEAIERLSGKPKAINGDRELNSPTASISAQSISSVRSHGSS from the exons ATGGCTACGGCGAAGACAGCTCGGTCCAGGGGCTCGACGGTGATGGTGAAGGAGAACGGCGTGAAACTCGAGGAGGGTCTCGGTGTCTTCAAGTCCGATAAATTTGACGCCGATGCCTTCGTCCAGTCCCGCTGCTCTCTCAATGAGAAG GATCTACAGAAATTATGTTCATACCTTTTGGATCTGAAAAAAGCTTCTGCTGAGGAAATGCGCAGAAGCGTCTATGCTAACTATGCTGCCTTCATACG CACATCAAAAGAGATATCAGATTTAGAGGGGGAACTTTTTTCCATCAGAAACCTGCTATCTACTCAGGCTGCTTTAATTCATGGTTTATCTGAGGGAGTCCACATTGATTCCATATCTATCTCTGTTTCAGAAGGTTCTGCAGTTAATAATTTATTGATTTCAGAAGACAGAGAACCTTCAGAACTGGAGAAATGGTTAATAGAATTCTCTGATATCTTAAATGTTCTGTTAGCTGAGAGGAGAGTGGATGAAGCTTTGGCTGCCCTTGATGAAGGAGAGTGTGTAGCTTCTGAAGCAAAACAAATGAAAACGCTGACCCCGGCTATGCAAATGCATTTACAGACGTCTATTATTGAACTCAGGCAAAAGTTAGCTGATCAGCTGGCTGAAGCTGCTTGCCAGCCTTCTACACGTGGTGGTGAACTTCGTGCCGCCATATCAGCTCTGAAAAAGCTTGGGGATGGTCCTCGTGCTCACAGTTTGCTACTTAATGCACATTTACAAAGATATCAGTATAATATGCAAAGCCTTCGACCATCAAGCACCTCATATGGAGGAGCATATACTGCTGCTCTCTCACAGCTTGTGTTCTCCGCTATTGCTCAAGCTGCAAGCGACTCGTTTGCCATTTTTGGTAAGGAACCAGCTTATACTTCTGAGCTTGTGATGTGGGCTACAAAGCAAACAGAGGCTTTTGCTCTTCTTGTTAAAAGACACGCATTAGCTTCGTCAGCAGCAGCTGGAGGTTTAAGAGCTGCTGCTGAGTGTGTTCAAATAGCATTAGGTCATTGTTCATTGTTGGAAGCTCGTGGTTTGGCTCTTTGTCCTGTACTCTTGAAGCTCTTTAGGTCCAGCGTTGAACAAGCACTAGATgctaatttaaaaagaattcaaGAGAGCACTGCTGCTCTGGCTGCTGCTGATGATTGGATACTCACTCACCCTCCAACAGCTACACGTCAATCTGGCAGGTCTTCAAGTACATCCCTTGGTAATGCAATGGCATTTCAACATAAACTTACAACCAGTGCCCATCGGTTCAATTTGATGGTCCAG GATTTCTTCGAGGATGTGGGACCACTGCTAAGTATGCAATTAGGAGGTCAAACACTGGAAGGTTTGTTTGAAGTATTTAACTCATATGTGAGCATGCTCATGAAGGCATTACCAGGTTCAATGGAGGAAGAGGCAAGCTTTGAAGGTTCTGGAAATAAAATTGTCCAAATGGCAGAGACTGAAGCTCAGCAGATTGCATTGCTAGCAAATGCATCATTATTAGCAGATGACCTACTTCCACGTGCAGCCATGAAACTGTCTCCTGCCAATCAGTCTACTTATAATGGTGATACTCGTAGAGAAAGGCAGAACCGTCATCCTGAGCAAAGAGAATGGAAAAAGCGACTTGTGAGTTCGGTTGACAGATTAAAGGATACATTTTGTCGACAGCATGCTTTAGACCTCATTTTTACTGAAGAAGGTGAAAGCCATCTTACTGCCGACATGTACATGAATATGGATGGAAATATGGATGAATTTGAGTGGTTTCCCTCACCAATATTCCAG GAACTATTTGTAAAACTGAATAGAATGGCTAGTATAGCAGCAGAGATGTTTGTTGGCAGAGAAAGATTTGCCACGTTGCTATTGATGAGACTTACAGAAACTGTCATCTTGTGGCTGTCAGATGACCAGAGCTTTTGGGATGATATTGAGGAAGGCCCTAAGCTGTTAGGATCTCTTGGTCTACAACAG ttttatttggacatgaAGTTTGTCATATGTTTTGCTTCCCAAGGTCGCTACTTGTCTAGGAATTTGCATCGAGTTGTCAATGAGATCATATCAAAAGCCATGGCAGCATTTGCTGCAACAGGGAAGGATTCTTATAG CGTACTACCGGAAGATGACTGGTTTAATGACATTTGTCAAGAAGCAATTGAAAGATTGAGTGGAAAACCAAAAGCCATCAATGGAGATCGAGAACTCAACAGCCCAACTGCATCTATTTCAGCACAGTCAATATCATCTGTGAGATCTCATGGGAGCTCTTGA